One part of the Treponema peruense genome encodes these proteins:
- the argF gene encoding ornithine carbamoyltransferase, producing MVAEKFDSPFKGRSLLNWIDWKSEEISQILDWAIQVKAESHAGEIHQRFVGKTIALIFEKRSTRTRSSFETSFGEEGGHPVFMSTQDIQLGGKESVKDTARVLGRMFSAIEFRGFKQSHVEQLAQYSGIPVINGLTDDYHPTQVLADIMTLKEQFGTLKGLTLCFCGDGRNNMARSLMLICSKFGINFSVYAPKELQPAQDIIKICEPFAAATGAKISISDDQSVVKGADCLYTDVWVSMGEESLKEERTRLLKPYQVNAALMKATGKENAIFLHCLPAVTGQEVTEEVFEGPASRVWDQAENRKHTIKAIMLALI from the coding sequence ATGGTAGCAGAAAAATTTGATAGTCCTTTCAAAGGCAGAAGTCTGTTAAACTGGATTGACTGGAAAAGTGAAGAAATAAGCCAGATTCTTGACTGGGCAATTCAGGTAAAGGCTGAATCACATGCAGGCGAAATCCACCAGCGCTTTGTAGGAAAAACAATTGCCCTAATATTTGAAAAAAGATCCACAAGAACAAGATCTTCATTTGAAACATCTTTCGGCGAAGAAGGCGGCCACCCTGTTTTTATGTCAACACAGGATATCCAGCTTGGCGGAAAAGAAAGTGTAAAGGACACGGCAAGGGTTCTGGGCAGAATGTTCAGTGCAATTGAATTCCGCGGGTTCAAGCAGAGTCATGTGGAACAGCTGGCTCAGTATTCGGGCATTCCGGTAATAAACGGCCTTACGGACGACTACCACCCTACCCAGGTTCTTGCAGACATAATGACATTAAAAGAACAGTTCGGCACTCTCAAGGGACTTACACTCTGTTTCTGCGGTGACGGACGCAATAACATGGCCCGCTCACTCATGCTCATCTGTTCAAAATTCGGCATCAACTTTTCTGTATATGCACCAAAGGAACTGCAGCCGGCACAGGACATTATAAAAATCTGCGAACCGTTCGCAGCAGCCACCGGAGCAAAAATTTCAATTTCTGACGACCAGTCTGTTGTAAAAGGCGCCGATTGTCTTTATACTGATGTCTGGGTTTCCATGGGCGAAGAATCACTCAAGGAAGAACGCACAAGGCTGCTCAAGCCCTATCAGGTCAACGCTGCACTCATGAAGGCTACAGGCAAGGAAAACGCAATATTCCTTCACTGTCTGCCGGCCGTAACAGGTCAGGAAGTAACAGAAGAAGTGTTTGAAGGACCTGCAAGCAGAGTTTGGGATCAGGCCGAAAACAGAAAGCATACGATAAAAGCCATAATGCTGGCTCTTATCTAA
- a CDS encoding DHH family phosphoesterase produces the protein MTLISREKVQNFLDFVKQHKTFLIAGHKEPDGDCISSCMGISYILDYLKKPYILLSAGPFKRNEIKRFSEKFSSALPFMTQGERDECGLIIADCSELERLGDIDGDLKGFDTFIIDHHKTADASGKNTIIDPTAPAAACLVQQLFETVAGKPNKEQAETLFFGIATDTGYFKFLKEDSAEVFRGAARLVEDGANPRVTYQMMTGGKAWNTRKLLGIMLERAERYYNGKLAVTWETMEDTKKYGQDGRDSDSLYSLMLDVEGIEAVLFVRQETEHSCTLGLRSREDCDVSAIAAKFGGGGHKNAAGASTEGKIETLVPAILKEFAKVL, from the coding sequence ATGACTCTCATCAGCAGGGAAAAAGTACAGAATTTTCTTGATTTTGTTAAACAGCACAAAACATTTCTTATTGCAGGACACAAAGAGCCTGACGGGGACTGTATTTCCAGCTGCATGGGAATTTCATATATTCTGGATTACCTTAAAAAGCCATACATTCTTCTGAGTGCCGGCCCTTTCAAAAGAAACGAAATAAAGCGTTTTTCCGAAAAGTTTTCTTCTGCCCTTCCTTTTATGACACAGGGAGAAAGGGATGAATGCGGTCTTATCATTGCCGACTGTTCGGAACTTGAACGGCTTGGTGACATAGACGGCGACCTTAAGGGATTTGACACTTTTATAATCGACCATCACAAAACTGCAGACGCAAGCGGTAAAAACACTATAATTGACCCGACGGCACCTGCAGCAGCATGTCTTGTACAGCAGCTTTTTGAAACCGTAGCAGGAAAACCAAACAAAGAACAGGCAGAAACCCTTTTCTTCGGAATTGCAACTGACACCGGCTATTTTAAATTCCTTAAGGAAGACAGTGCCGAAGTATTCCGTGGAGCCGCAAGACTCGTAGAAGACGGTGCAAACCCAAGAGTAACATACCAGATGATGACCGGCGGAAAAGCCTGGAATACAAGAAAACTTCTGGGCATTATGCTTGAACGCGCAGAACGCTACTATAACGGCAAACTTGCAGTCACATGGGAAACCATGGAAGATACAAAAAAATACGGTCAGGACGGAAGGGACAGCGACTCCCTTTACAGCCTTATGCTTGATGTAGAAGGAATAGAAGCCGTACTTTTTGTAAGACAGGAAACAGAACATTCATGCACACTTGGTTTACGTTCCCGTGAAGACTGTGACGTAAGTGCCATTGCCGCAAAATTCGGCGGCGGCGGACACAAAAACGCAGCAGGTGCCAGCACTGAAGGCAAAATAGAAACTCTGGTTCCTGCAATTCTTAAAGAATTCGCAAAAGTCCTCTAA